A genomic region of Cannabis sativa cultivar Pink pepper isolate KNU-18-1 chromosome 1, ASM2916894v1, whole genome shotgun sequence contains the following coding sequences:
- the LOC115705956 gene encoding U11/U12 small nuclear ribonucleoprotein 31 kDa protein: MAKKNNKKRRPDSDEDDDETFYYRYASAPTPPANQLSRTSASGTKPSSSGSGALAPSKSTLYVSNIDYSLTNSDLHTLFSTFGKVARVSVLKDRQTRLSRGVAFVQFVSRNDAVSAARQMHGKVLNGRTLTASIAADNGRASEFIRKRVYRDKSRCYECGAEGHLSYECPKNQLGPRERPPPKKLRRGGENLKREDEEDNEAGWSDGAGEVFEDDNWASVVDSGADERLLREATGGDSGCGEEEKKKKFKKTSYFSDESGDEDD, from the coding sequence ATGGCGAAGAAGAACAACAAAAAGAGGAGACCCGATAGTGATGAAGACGATGACGAAACCTTCTATTACCGTTACGCTTCGGCTCCTACTCCCCCCGCCAACCAACTGTCACGGACCTCCGCCTCTGGGACCAAACCCTCCAGCTCCGGTTCAGGTGCCCTAGCTCCTTCTAAATCGACCCTTTACGTCTCCAACATCGATTACTCCCTCACTAATTCCGATCTCCACACACTCTTCTCCACCTTTGGCAAAGTCGCTCGCGTCTCTGTCCTCAAGGACCGCCAGACCCGCCTCAGCCGTGGCGTGGCCTTCGTCCAGTTCGTATCGCGGAACGACGCCGTCTCGGCAGCCCGCCAGATGCACGGGAAGGTCCTCAACGGGAGAACCCTAACGGCTTCGATCGCCGCAGATAATGGCCGAGCCTCGGAGTTCATCCGCAAGAGGGTTTACAGGGACAAGAGTCGGTGCTACGAGTGTGGTGCCGAAGGTCACCTATCTTACGAGTGTCCGAAGAACCAGCTCGGGCCGAGAGAGCGACCTCCGCCGAAGAAATTGAGGAGGGGTGGCGAGAATTTGAAGAGGGAAGACGAGGAGGATAACGAAGCGGGGTGGTCTGATGGAGCTGGGGAAGTGTTTGAGGATGATAATTGGGCGTCGGTGGTAGATAGTGGCGCGGACGAGAGGTTGTTGAGAGAAGCAACCGGCGGTGATAGTGGTTGTGGTgaggaagagaagaagaagaagttcaAGAAGACTAGTTACTTCAGCGATGAGAGTGGTGATGAGGATGACTGA
- the LOC115705930 gene encoding protein FLOWERING LOCUS D produces the protein MNPPDDIADQFSLFPPIPFTLYDPHEISLPLPDLNPNPTPLNAITDPVPVPSSIQIEEPSSTHNILSFSIPKKRRRGRPQRGSTSFTIPQFPTGTLNPSSNYFPSTSNSFRNGVGNSNSLPHTALDTSDEIIVINRESTAEAVIALTAGFPADSLTDEEIDAGVVPVIGGIEQVNYILIRNHIIAKWRENVSNWIAKDMFIGSIPKHCQTLLDSAYNYLVSHGFINFGVAPAVRERIPAEPSKPNVVIIGAGFAGLAAARQMLRFGFKVTVLEGRKRAGGRVYTKKMEGGGNRVSAAAELGGSVLTGTSGNPLGIVARQLGSTLHKVRDKCPLYSLDGKPVDRDMDMKVETAFNRLLDKASRLRQLMGDVSVDVSLGAALETFLQADGEAVNAEEMNLFNWHLANLEYANAGLISKLSLAFWDQDDPYDMGGDHCFLPGGNGRLVQALAENVPILYEKIVQTIRYGNDGVQVVAGNQVFECDMALCTVPLGVLKSGSIKFVPELPQRKLDGIKRLGFGLLNKVAMLFPHVFWGTDLDTFGHLSDDPSRRGEFFLFYSYATVAGGPLLIALVAGEAAHNFESMPPTDAVTRVLQILKGIYEPQGINVPEPIQTVCTRWGSDPFSLGSYSNVAVGASGDDYDILAESVGDGRLFFAGEATTRRYPATMHGAFLSGLREAANMARYANARSLRIKGDRSLSKNAHSCASLLADLFREPDLEFGSFSVIFGRKNADPKSTAVLRVTFNEPRKKSQEGSTPDKQHSNKLLFQQLQSHFNQQQQLHVYTLLSRQQALELREVRGGDEMRLNYLCEKLGVKLVGRKGLGSTADSVIASIRAQRGNRKPTSTSLALKTGTSKLKAGTLKRKLVRRAKIVRSGNGMAPSSGSNLVNDKVSEEIRATHQASFDTHVSGQNQGNM, from the exons ATGAATCCACCAGATGACATTGCGGACCAGTTCTCTTTGTTCCCTCCTATCCCATTCACCTTATATGACCCCCATGAAATCTCTCTTCCCCTTCCCGACCTTAATCCTAACCCAACCCCTCTTAACGCCATCACGGACCCGGTGCCAGTTCCGAGCTCGATTCAAATCGAAGAACCTAGCTCCACTCACAATATTCTTTCATTCTCGATCCCCAAGAAGCGGAGACGAGGCAGGCCTCAACGCGGTTCAACCTCCTTCACCATTCCTCAGTTTCCTACGGGGACTTTAAACCCTAGTAGTAACTATTTTCCTTCTACTTCTAATTCATTTCGAAACGGTGTAGGAAATTCTAATTCTTTGCCACACACTGCACTAGATACCTCTGATGAAATCATTGTTATCAATAGAGAATCCACGGCTGAAGCGGTGATTGCGCTGACAGCTGGATTCCCTGCGGATTCCCTAACTGATGAGGAAATTGATGCTGGGGTTGTACCAGTCATTGGGGGAATTGAACAGGTAAATTACATTCTGATTAGGAATCACATTATTGCGAAATGGCGTGAAAACGTGTCAAATTGGATTGCAAAGGATATGTTTATTGGTTCTATACCTAAACACTGTCAAACCCTTTTAGATTCTGCTTATAATTATCTGGTTTCACACGGATTTATCAATTTTGGAGTTGCACCGGCGGTCAGAGAGAGAATTCCAGCTGAACCCAGTAAGCCTAATGTGGTTATTATCGGTGCTGGATTTGCTGGTTTAGCTGCTGCTAGGCAAATGTTGCGTTTTGGGTTTAAGGTGACTGTGTTGGAGGGTAGGAAACGGGCGGGTGGGAGAGTATATACTAAGAAAATGGAGGGAGGGGGAAATAGGGTATCGGCTGCAGCAGAATTAGGGGGAAGTGTTTTGACAGGTACATCAGGAAACCCGCTTGGGATAGTAGCAAGGCAATTAGGCTCAACACTTCATAAGGTTAGAGATAAATGCCCATTGTATAGTTTGGATGGGAAGCCAGTAGACCGAGACATGGATATGAAAGTGGAAACTGCTTTCAACCGGCTTTTGGACAAAGCCAGTAGACTTAGGCAATTGATGGGGGATGTATCAGTTGACGTTTCTCTTGGTGCAGCATTAGAAACATTCCTACAGGCAGATGGGGAGGCAGTAAATGCTGAGGAGATGAACTTGTTCAATTGGCATCTTGCAAATTTAGAATATGCAAATGCAGGCTTAATTTCAAAGCTTTCCCTCGCATTTTGGGACCAAGATGATCCTTATGATATGGGAGGAGATCATTGCTTCTTGCCTGGAGGAAATGGAAGGCTAGTTCAGGCATTGGCAGAAAATGTACCAATTTTATATGAGAAAATTGTGCAGACGATAAGATATGGTAATGATGGAGTGCAGGTAGTTGCTGGCAACCAGGTTTTTGAGTGTGATATGGCATTATGCACCGTGCCTCTTGGGGTTTTAAAGAGTGGCTCCATCAAATTTGTCCCAGAGTTGCCTCAGAGAAAGCTTGATGGGATAAAGAGATTAGGATTTGGATTGCTGAACAAGGTTGCAATGCTTTTTCCTCATGTATTTTGGGGGACAGATCTTGATACTTTTGGGCACCTTTCTGATGATCCCAGTCGCCGGGGGGAGTTCTTTCTGTTTTACAGCTATGCAACAGTTGCTGGTGGTCCTCTCTTGATCGCTTTAGTGGCAGGGGAAGCTGCACATAATTTTGAAAGCATGCCTCCTACTGATGCAGTAACGAGAGTTCTTCAAATTCTCAAGG GTATATATGAACCGCAAGGTATAAATGTTCCAGAACCTATCCAGACAGTATGTACGAGATGGGGAAGTGATCCTTTTAGCCTGGGCTCTTATTCTAATGTCGCAGTTGGGGCGTCGGGTGATGACTATGATATCTTAGCAGAAAGTGTGGGTGATGGTAGATTATTCTTTGCTGGGGAGGCCACAACCAGGCGATACCCTGCAACTATGCATGGGGCTTTTCTTAGCGGGCTTAGAGAAGCAGCAAATATGGCGCGCTATGCTAATGCTCGATCACTGCGGATTAAAGGTGATAGGAGTCTATCAAAGAACGCCCATTCTTGTGCCTCTCTTCTTGCGGATCTATTTAGGGAGCCAGATCTTGAATTTGGGAGTTTCTCTGTTATTTTTGGTCGGAAGAATGCTGATCCAAAGTCAACAGCAGTTTTAAGAGTGACATTTAATGAACCACGAAAGAAGAGTCAGGAAGGTTCCACACCTGATAAGCAGCATTCAAATAAGTTACTTTTTCAACAGCTTCAGTCACATTttaatcaacaacaacaactgcATGTTTACACTTTGTTATCAAGGCAACAGGCACTTGAGTTGAGAGAAGTTAGAGGGGGTGATGAGATGAGGTTAAATTACCTCTGTGAAAAACTGGGAGTGAAATTGGTGGGAAGAAAAGGTTTGGGGTCCACTGCTGATTCTGTTATTGCCTCCATAAGAGCTCAGAGGGGTAATCGGAAGCCTACTTCGACTTCATTGGCTCTAAAAACAG GTACATCAAAGTTGAAAGCTGGCACTTTAAAACGGAAGTTAGTGAG AAGGGCAAAAATAGTGCGGAGTGGCAATGGGATGGCACCTTCTTCTGGTTCAAACTTGGTAAATGACAAAGTATCGGAGGAAATTAGGGCTACACATCAAGCATCTTTTGATACACATGTGTCAG GCCAAAATCAGGGTAACATGTAG
- the LOC115705958 gene encoding uncharacterized protein LOC115705958: MASSLTFSLIQTLNSRTPPLISVSPIPFRTPHISTGSSTLAKNAHHHFNLKNKHLTRTSSEGTEGPLEVAEESKFVPLNAEDAQYGPPALLLLGFEVEEIGKIQQFLKELDGEFLQIILCTEDMITRSLWEAINTKQPNLKEVKIAKSLPRICFLSGLSGEEMIMFIDAFPEAGLEPAIFAALVPNSADKPMQEVIEEIMGDHEMMKSKQ, encoded by the exons ATGGCTTCTTCTCTTACATTCTCTCTAATTCAGACTCTGAATTCTCGTACCCCTCCTCTGATTTCCGTCTCGCCAATTCCTTTTCGAACGCCACACATTTCAACAGGTTCTTCCACCTTAGCAAAAAATGCTCATCACCACTTCAACTTGAAGAACAAACACCTTACAAGGACATCTTCCGAAG GTACAGAAGGTCCACTTGAAGTAGCTGAAGAATCAAAATTTGTTCCTTTAAATGCCGAAGATGCACAATACGGTCCACCT GCTTTGTTATTGCTGGGTTTTGAAGTGGAAGAAATTGGGAAG ATACAACAGTTTTTGAAAGAGTTGGATGGCGAATTCTTACAG ATTATTCTTTGCACCGAAGACATGATTACTCGTTCACTCTGGGAGGCTATTAATACAAAGCAGCCCAATCTGAAGGAAGTGAAG ATAGCCAAGTCACTGCCACGCATTTGCTTTTTATCTGGTCTCAGTGGAGAGGAGATGATAATGTTCATTGATGCTTTTCCAGAGGCTG GACTAGAACCAGCTATCTTTGCAGCACTAGTTCCAAACAGTGCCGATAAACCTATGCAGGAGGTGATAGAAGAGATAATGGGAGACCATGAAATGATG AAATCAAAACAATGA
- the LOC115705955 gene encoding uncharacterized protein LOC115705955 gives MHGFSTVDGFVDITECLAEMIKYVANEPSLGLFYVQQHTQNAVPAVIQLRNNVVEKSHETTLHTEDSEDSITMVRSMKECGFPIADEMIRDIKKSLLIMSTKQPRRGLIHDSRSSFQAEKTSSWGPANWGCPGVYDQLDGEKSGYLSTVFKSARKKASNIKWPQLDSGESLQSKDDKLMLYPSRSLSVESAASTSSSQPDVEADELPLSSKITDESQEQIDATSPSPNLVPQSEDFDEFKAVKAAKLEEWLERNSNMDNQKGASD, from the coding sequence ATGCATGGATTCTCAACTGTTGATGGCTTTGTGGATATAACTGAGTGTTTGGCAGAGATGATTAAGTACGTCGCAAATGAACCCTCACTAGGGCTTTTCTATGTTCAGCAGCACACTCAAAATGCAGTGCCTGCTGTAATTCAGCTCAGAAACAATGTTGTAGAGAAGTCTCATGAAACAACTTTGCACACTGAAGATTCAGAGGATTCAATAACCATGGTGAGATCAATGAAAGAATGTGGATTCCCCATTGCAGATGAGATGATCAGAGATATAAAGAAATCTTTGTTGATCATGTCTACTAAACAACCAAGAAGAGGGTTGATCCATGACTCTAGATCAAGTTTTCAGGCAGAAAAGACAAGCTCTTGGGGACCAGCCAATTGGGGTTGTCCGGGGGTTTATGACCAGCTAGACGGTGAAAAAAGTGGCTATCTTTCAACTGTATTTAAATCTGCTAGGAAGAAAGCTAGTAACATAAAGTGGCCACAACTTGATTCTGGAGAGTCGCTGCAGAGCAAGGATGACAAGTTGATGCTCTATCCAAGCCGGTCTTTATCAGTTGAGTCTGCTGCTAGCACTAGTTCATCTCAGCCAGATGTGGAAGCTGATGAACTGCCCTTGTCAAGTAAGATTACAGATGAATCACAAGAACAAATAGACGCTACTTCACCGTCTCCTAATTTGGTACCACAGTCAGAGGACTTCGACGAGTTCAAGGCTGTTAAAGCAGCAAAACTAGAGGAGTGGTTAGAAAGGAATAGCAACATGGATAATCAGAAAGGTGCTAGTGATTGA